In the genome of Lysobacter sp. BMK333-48F3, the window CGTTCATCGCCCGCAGCCAGGCGGTGGTGACGCGCTGGGGTTTCGTGCTGATGGGCGCGGCGCTGGCGGTCGGGGTGATCGTGTCGTGGTGGCTGTCGCGCCAGATCGGCCTGCTGCGGCGTTACGCGCAGGCGGTCACCGCCGGCAAGCGCGCCGATCCGCCGCACGCCGCCGGCGAGTTCGGCGAACTCGGCCAGGCCCTGGAGACCATGCGCGCGCGCCTGGAGGGCAAGCAGTACGTCGAACAGTACGTGCACACCCTGACCCACGAAATGAAAAGCCCGCTGGCGGCGATCCGCGGCAGCGCCGAACTGCTGGAATCGCCGCCCGGCGACGCGCCGATGCCCGACGCCGACCGCGCCCGCTTCGCCGGCAGCATCCGCCGCCAGGCCGAGCGCCTGGCGCAGATGATCGACAAGCTGCTGGCGCTGGCCGCGGTCGAGCATCGCCAGCGCCTGGAGCGGCCGGAGCCGGTGGCGTTGGCGGCGATCGCGCGCGAGGCCGCCGAGCAATGCGCGCAGCGGATCGAAAGCGCCGGCGCGCGTTTGCTGCTGGACCTGGACCCGAGCCTGCCGCCGGTGCGCGGCGACGCCTTCCTGTTGCGCCAGGCATTGATCAACCTGCTCGACAACGCCGCCGATTTCTCGCCGCCGGGCGGGGAGATCGCGCTGCGCCTGCAGGCGGTCGGCGAGGCGCAGCGGATCGAAGTCGGCGATCGCGGGCCGGGGGTGCCGGACTATGCCCTGGGGCGGGTGTTCGAGCGGTTCTATTCGCTGCCGCGGCCGGCCGGCGGCAGCCGCAGCAGCGGCCTGGGCCTGTGCTTCGTCGCCGAGGTGGCGTCGCTGCACGGCGGCGTGGCCGAGCTGCGCAACCGCGGCGACGGCGAGAGCGGGGCGATCGCCGGGATGTCGATCCCGGGGTAGCCGGAGCGCGGGCCGTGTAGGAGCGGCGCCCCACAGGGATTTTTTCCGGCTGTTTTGTCGCAGCTACCGGGCTTCGGACCGCGGCGTGGTAGTTCGCGGCTTCGGTGGTCGCGGCTTACGCCGCTCCTACAGAGGCGGTTACGCCGCTGCAGGGACGCCGGATCACAGGGCGCGGCGATCGATCGCGCGTCCGCCGACGGCGGCCCATACGTCGGGCGCGGGCTGCGGCCAGCGGCCGACCTGGGCGCGGGCGTACAGATAGCCTTGCTGCAGCACGATCCCCATCGCTTTGAGCTGGGCCGCGTCGGCCTGGGTTTCCACGCCCTCGGCGATCAGGGCGATGCCCAGTTGCGCGGCGATCGAGACCAGGCCGGCGACGATCACCTGGCGGGGACGGTCGGCGGCGATGCCGCGGACCAGGCCGATGTCGATCTTGAGCAGGTCCGGCGGGCAATCGGCGAGCAGCGCCAGGCCGGCATAGCCGGCGCCGAAGTCGTCGATCGCGGTGGCGTAGCCCCAATCGCGCAGCGACCGTTGCGCTCGGCTCCAGGCGTTGCGCGCGATCGGACAGGACTCGGGGAACTCGAACACGATGCGCTGGCCGTCCAGGCCCAGCGACTGCGCCTGGCGGTGCAGCTCGTGCAAGGCGATCGGGTCGCCGAGCATCGACGAACCGAGGTTGATCGACAGCCGCTGTCCGCCGGGCATGTGCGCGGCGGCGCGCAGGGCCGCGCGCGCCAGGCGCCGTTCCAGGTCGGCGCGCGCCGGCGCGTCCAGGCCGGCGAACAAGGCCGCGGCGCCGTCGCTGCCGGCGCGCCGCCCCAGCGCTTCGTAGGCGAACACCTCGCGCCGGGCGAGATCGACGATGGGCTGGAAGGCGATCGCGAACGCGCCCGAAACGGCGCAACGCCGGCTCGCGGACTGGGCCGAACGCGGCGGCAGGGGTACGGCGCTCATCGCGGCCGTACCGCCGGAATGTCGACCCGCGCGTTGCGCCGCACCGTCACCTCGATGCGGCGGCGGGCGAACTGTTCGCGCACCGACCACGGCAACGGCAGGTTGTCGGCGATCACCTCCAGGGTGTGTTCGCCGACCGAGACGCGCGGAAAGGAGAATTCGCCGTTGCTGTCGGTGCGCACCGCGTAGCGGCCGTCCAGGACCACGGTGACGGCGGCTGCGGCCTGTTCGGAGGCGGCGCGCACGCCGTCGTCGTTGTCGTCCAGGAACAGCGAGCCGGCGATGCCGCCGGTGGCCGCGCCCGGCGCGCCGCCGAGCACCGCCTGGCTGCGGCCGCGCTGGCGGTCGTAGCGCAGGCTGAGCAGCGCCGAGCGTTCGCGCGGCAAGGCCAGGAACGGCGATTCGATCGCCAGCGGGTCCAGCGCGAACGGCGAGCGCTGGCGGCCGCGGCTCTGGTACACGGCCAGGTTGAGCGACCAGCGCGGCGCGATGCGCCAGTCCAGGCCGAGGTTGAGGTCGGTGCCGCGCAGCGCGCTGGCGCCGTCGCCGTAGGTCCAGCGCGCGTTGCCGTCCAGGCTGACCCGCGAACCCAGGGCCAGGCCGCCGTAGAAGGCCAGGGTGGCGGTGCGGGTCGAACCGAGTTCGGCGTCGGCGATCTCGCCGTAGCCCAGCGACACCGACAGCCGCCGGCCGGCGCGCAAGGGCAGCGCCTGATCGAGGCTGGCCTGCCAGCTGCGGCCGGCGCCGGCGCCGTCGGCGTGGTCGAACTGCAGCCGGGTCTGGCCCCAGTCGCCGGCGCGGTCGGCGAACAACTGCACCGCATGCGCGTTGCCGTCGGCGTGGCGCAGGCTGAGGCTGGCGCCGTAGCCGATGCGGCTGCTGGTCTGGTAACGCGCGTAAGCGGTGGCGTACTGGCCGTCGAAGCCGTCGCCGCCGATCGAGCGGATGTCGTCGATGCCGGCGTTCCACTGCCAGCGTCCGTACTGGTAGCCGATGCGGTAGTAGCCGCCGCGCACGTCCTGATTGATCGGCAGCGCGCCCCAGGCCAGTCCCGGGTCGAGCGAGAACACGCCGTAGTTGTGGCGGTAGCGGCCGCGCCTGGCGCTGGCGTCGATCCAGGCGCCGGCGGCGTCGCGGCCGTCGCTGCGGCTGCCGAGCAGATTGAACTGGACGCTGTCGTTGGCCGAGTGCCAGGCGCCGGCCCAGTGCGCGGCCTGACTGTCGCCGGAAGCGAAGCCGATGTCGCCGCGGCCGTCGGCGACGATCCGGCCGCCGCTGCCGAGCAGCGCCAGCGACTGGCTCCAGGCCGCGCCGCTGCGCCACTGCACGCCGGCCGCGGCGACCCGGCCGTCGCCGGGGTCGAAGCCGATCATGCGCCGGCCGTCGTAGACGCCGGCGCGGCCGAACGCGGCGTAGGCGGTGGTGCCGCTGGCGTCCTGCCGCCACTGGGTGCTGGCGCCGGCCAGCGGCGCGGTCGGCAGGAAGAACCGGTACTGGTTGCGTTGCAGCTCCGGCGCGGGGGTGTTGAGCACGCCCAGGCCGTTGTCCAGGCGCCAGCCGCCGTCGAGGTAGAGGTTGCGCTGCCACAGCGTGGCCAGCCCGCCCCAGTCGCGGCCGTCGCCGTCTTCGCCGTGCAGGCGATCGCTGCGGAACAGGTTCGCGTCCAGCGACAGGCTGCCGTGGTCGGCGGTTTCCCAGAAGCCGCCGGCCGAGAGGCCGTGCTCGTCGTAGCTGCGCTCGCCGCGTTCGCTGCGCGCCAGGTGCAGCTCGACCCGCAGCGCGCGCGGCGGACCGTCGTCGGCGGGCGCTTCGTCCTCGTCCGGCGGCAACGGCGCCAGCGCCTGCGGCGCGATGATGCGGTCGCGGTACGCGCCCGGGTCGGGCGCGGTCTGCGCCATCGCGACCGGCGCGACGAACAGGGCGCCGGCGATGGACCAGGCCAGCCGGCGCAGCATCGGCCGGCTGACGCCAAGCCGGCTGACGCCAAGCAAGTCCACGCCAGGCCAATCCACGATGGGTGGGACTGGCCTCATCGGGCCAGCACGGCGTCGAGCTCGAGCCGCTGCTTGTCCCAGTCCAGGGCGCCCTTGAGCCGCAAGGGATAGGCCACCGGCGGCGCCGGCGTGGCCGGGTCGTCGCCCTGCGGCTGCAATGCGATCAGCCGCGTTTCGCCGGGCAGGATCGGCAGGTTGGACGGTGCGAAGGCGAGCTTGCGGCCCTGCGCGTCGGTGCCGTCGATCAGGCCTTCCAGGCGCGAATGGGCGTTGCCGGCGTTGTGCACTTCCAGCACCGGCAGATCGCGGCCGTCGATCCGCTCGACCCGGCTGGCGCGGGTCTGCAATCGCGCCGCGGCATCGCCGACGGCCAGGTAGACGATGATGCCGATCCGTCCCGACACCGGCAGCGCCACCGCGCCGCGCACGGTTTCCGGCTCGCCTTCCAGCAGGATCGCGAAGCGGCACTCGCCGGCCGGCGCGTCGGCCGGCACCGCGACCTCGAAGCGATAGCGCCGCTTGCCCTGCGCGCCGACCTCGATCTGCGCCGCTTCCAGGCCGACCCACGGCCGGCAGCTGCCCGGGGCGAGGGCTTCGTCGAAGATCGCCGCGCCCTGCGCGTCCAGGCGCCAGTCGGCGGTCTTGAGCGTGTAGCGCGCCGCGGCCGGCGACAGGTTGGAGATCTCGACCACGTTGCGGTAGGTGGTGCCGGGCTTGGCCGAGTCTTCGAAGCGCGGCGGCGAGACCAGGGCCGAAAAGCCCTGCGCGGCGGCGCAGACGGGCAGGAGCGCGAACAGCGCGGCGAGGGCGCGCAGGCGGGCGAGGCGCATCACGGGGTGTCCAGGTCGATTTCGAAGGAGAAATGCAGTTGTTCGGCGCGCGCCAGGCGCTGGCCGTCGGCTTGCAGGCTCAGGCGCACGGTGTCCTCGAGCAGGCCGGCCGGCAGCGGGCCGGCGTAGACCAGGGCGCGCTCGCCGGCGCGCAGCGCGCCCGGCAGCAGGCGGCCGCGAGTGGTCCACTCGGCCAGGATCGGACCGGACGGCGAAGCGGGCAGGGTCATGTAGACGCGGCCCTGGCGGCCCTGCCACGGCGACAGGTCCAGGCGCACCAGCACGGTCAAGGCGCCGGACACGGTCTGGCGCGCGTTGCGGCCGGGCACGGCGTCGTCCCAGCGCATCTGCACGTCGTTGTCGAGCACCTGGCTGGCGCTGTCGTCGACGCGGAAGGTCGCGGCCGGGGCCAGGCCGGCGCACAGCCACAGCAGCACGATCGCAAGCGCGCGGCTCATGGCGCGCTCAGGGTGTAGACCACCCGCCCGGTGTAGGTGCCGGCGGCGACCACCGCGTCGTTGCTGTAGCGGAAACGGTGACAGCTTTCGCGCCAGGTGTTGGCCGGGAAGCTGGCCAGGGTCTGCACGCCGCCGTTGAAGCTGCCGGCCGGGATCGGCTGGGCGTCGGTGTCGCCGTTGCCGCTGCTGGCCCAGGCGATCTGGGTGAAGGGAATGCTGTCGCCGCTGCCGTTGCCGAGATTGGCCGGCGAAGAGACGGTCAGGCTGGCCGAACCGGTGGTGGTCGAACGGCGGTAGAAGCCGCCGACGTAGACCTCGTTGGGCACGTTGCAGAAGGTGTAGCCGTCGTAATGGCTGGTGGTCTGGGTGCCGTCGCTGGTCATCAACTGATCGCTGCCGTTGCCGAGCTGGGCGGCCGGCACGGTCACCGAGACCTTGTTGAGCGTGCCGCCGGAACCCGGCGTGCCCCCGCCTTGGTAGGTGCCGGTGAATACGCCGTTGCCGACGCGCAGGTAGACCGCGCGCGTGCCGGGCGAGATGGTGACCACGAAAGCCTGGGCGGCGCCGAACCACAGCGCGGCCAGCGGCAACAGGGCCCAGCGGGACGTGCGGCTCTTGATCGGATTGATCTTGATCGCGCTGATCTTGATCGGGCTGATCTGGCGGATTGCGCGCAGCGACGGCGTCATGACGGCGGTTCCGGTGCGGAGGCGGAGACGTCCTCCCGCGGCGGACCGCGGGAGGCGGTGGCGTAGCGGGCGGCGCCAGGCGCCGCCGGCTCGCCGCTTACGGCATCGAAGCGGTGTAGGTGACGCGGCTGTTGTTGGCGTTGACGCCGCCGTACACGCCCGGGGCGACGACGTTGTTGTTGAGGTAGGTGTAGGTCCAACGCGCGCTGCGGTTGACCACCTTGCCGCTGGCCGGGGCGATGGTCAGCGGGGCCGAGGCGCCGTCGGTCAGCGTCGGCGCCGGCAGGGCGGCGGTGTCGCTGGCAGTGGCGATCTGGCTGTAGGAAATGGTGTCGCCGGCGGCGCCGTTGCTGAGCGCGCCCAGCGCGGTCGCGCCGAGGGTGATGTTGCCGTTGTTGCCGACCACCTTGGCGGTGACCTCGCCGTTGCCCAGGTCGCCGGAGGTCGCGGTCGCGGTCACGGCGGCGCCGTTGCCGACGTTGGCGGCCGGGACCGCGAAGGCGATCTGGTTGACCGTGGCGGTGGTGGTGTAGTCGGCGCCGCTGCCGACGCGCAGGAACAGGATCTTCGGAATCGTGATCTGGAAGTCGAGCTTGGCGGCGGCGGTCAGCGGGGTGGCGCTGCCGGTGCTGTACTGCGATTCGGCCTGGGCGAGCAGCGGCGCGCCGGCCAGCAGGGCGACGGCCAGAAGAGAGGTCGGAAGCTTGCGCATCATGCGGTGTCCAAAGGAGGTGGGCGGCCGGGGCTCCGGACGCTGAGGGCAGGCAAAAGCATGTTCCGTGCCAAGAAATGTGATCGATAGCTCATTGAAATTGTTAACAGCAAGTGATTTTTGCGTGAGAAGAAGTGAGTCAGAAGCTGACCCCAGGCGTCGGTTTGCGTCTTTTCGGGCCAGGATCGGCACGTCCGCAGGCCCTTAGCGGTCAGAAAACCGGGCGATAACGGCCTGTACGCCGAAGATCGCGTCGTTTCCCAATTCAGATTTATGAAGGCGGCGGAGGCGGCCGACCGCTGCGCCGCGGCGCCGGACGGGTAGCGAAAGCAGGGCCGAAACCTGGCGTCCGTGCCGGGGCGGTGGTCCGGCCGCGCATCGCGTCGCGTGCGTGCTTCACCGCTGCTTCACTGCCGCCACACCGCCGGGCCATCGCCTCTACGCACGGGCTGCGCAAGCTGCGCTCCGAGTTCGTAACCAGGAGCAAGACCATGCGGGTGTGGCTGAAGATGTTGTTGGTGCTGGGGATGACCCTGGCGATCCTGATTCCGCTGCTGATGATCGGCGGGATCATCGACGAGCGGCAGGGCTATCGCGCCGAGGCGGTGAACAAGATCGCGCGCAGCTACGCCGGCGCGCAGGCGTTTTCCGGGCCGGTGCTGGTGGTGCCGTACGAGGACACCTGGATCGAGCAGCAGAAGGACCTCGACGGCGCGATCAAGCAGGTGCGCCGCCGCGAGCTCGGTCACTGGACCTTCTTCCCCAACAAGCTCGACGTCGACGGCGAACTGCTGCCGCGGGTGCGCCAGCTCGGCCTGCACAAGGTGCGGGTATACGACTGGGCCGGCAGCGCGCGCGCCGACTTCAGCGCGACGATTCCGGCCGAGCCGGCGGCCGACCCGGTCCGCAACGGCCGGGTGCGCAGCATCGGCCGGCCGTGGATCAGCTACGCCTTCACCGACGTGCGCGGCCTGCGCGCGCCGAAGCTGCGCTTGAACGGGGTCGAGGCGGCGATCGAGGACGGCCTGGGCGCGCGCGACGGCGGCGGCATCCATGCCCGCCTGGCGATCCCGGCGCCGGGCGCCCAGTTGCGCCTGAACACCGAGCTGAGCTTCGTCCTCGGCGGCACCGAATCGCTGGCCCTGGTGCCGCTGGGCAAGAACAACCGCTTCGCCCTGCATTCCAAGTGGCCGCACCCCAACTACGGCGGCAGCTTCCCGCCCAGCTCGGACGACATCGGCAAGGACGGCTTCCGCGCCGAATGGCAAGTGGCTTCGGTGGCGACCAACGCCCAGCGCCAGTACCTGGCCGGCACCGTGCTGCCGGCCGTGCACCTGGCCCGCGACGAGGCGGCCAACGAGCCCGGCGGCGAGATCAACGCGGTGCAGGTGACGCTGAAGGACCCGGTCAACGTCTACAGCCAGGCCGATCGCGCGACCAAGTACGGCCTGCTGTTCGTGCTGCTGACCTTCGTCGGCTTCTTCATGTTCGAACTGATCAAGCAACTGCGCATCCACCCGATCCAGTACGGCCTGGTCGGCCTGGCGCTGGCGATCTTCTTCCTGTTGCTGGTCAGCCTCAGCGAGCACATCGCCTTCGGCCAGGCCTATCTGGCGGCGAGCGCGGCCTGCATCGGCCTGCTGGTGTTCTACCTGAGCGCGGTGCTGCGCAGCCTGGTGCGCGCGCTGGGCTTCGGCGCCATGCTGACCACGCTGTACGGCGCCCTGTACGGGCTGCTGGTGTCGGAGGACAACGCCCTGGTGCTCGGCGCCGGCCTGCTGTTCCTGATCCTGGCCACGATCATGGCGGTGACCCGCAAGGTCGACTGGTATCAGCTCGGCGGCGGCCTGCCGCGGCGCGCGCCGGTGCCGGACCCGCCGGTCGGCCCGGCCTGAGCCCCCGCGCTGCGCCCGGAGGCCCCGGGCGCAGCGCAACGGCGGTTGCGCAAACCTTGATACAGAAAAAATCGCGCCAGGGACGGCGCAGCGCACCGGCGCTGACTAAGATGGAGCGATGAAAAAGCCGATGCCCGTAATCCGCAGTTTCGCTGGAGTGGAAATCGCCCCGCATCTGCCGGCATTGGCCGAACTGCGCATGCGGGTGTTCCGCGAATGGCCGTATCTGTACGACGGCGACGCGCAGTACGAGGAGCGGTACCTGCGCACCTATCGCGACTCCTGGCGCAGCGTGGTGGTGCTGGCCTTCGACGGCGGCCGGGTGGTCGGCGCCTCGACCGGGCTGCCGCTGAGCGACGAGACCGACGAGATCCGCGCCGCCTTCGACGGCCACCTGGTCCAGGTCGAGCACGTGTTCTACTGCGGCGAATCGGTGCTGCTGCCGGAGTATCGCGGGCTCGGCGTCGGCCACCGTTTCTTCGATCTGCGCGAGGCGCACGCGCGCGCGCTAGGCGACCTGCGCTGGACCACGTTCTGCTCGGTCGAGCGCGACCCCGACGACCCGCGCCGGCCGGCGTTCCATCGCGGCAACGAGGTCTTCTGGCGCAAGCGCGGCTATACCCATCGTCCCGAACTGCGCGCCCACCTGAGCTGGAGCGAGATCGGCTGCGGCGAACAGCCGCATACCCTGAGTTTCTGGCTGCGGCCGTTGGAGCGAGCGCGATGAGAGTGGCGGTGGCCAAGTACCGGATCGGCGCGCCGCGCGATTTCGCCGAGTTCGCCGACAAGCAGGCGCAGTGGCTGGCCGAGGCGCGCGCCGGCGGCGCGCAGGTGGCGGTGTTGCCGGAGTATCTGTCGCTGGAGCTGGGCGCGACCTTCGGCGCGGCGACCCAGGGCGATCTGCACGCTTCGCTGGTCGCCACCCAGGCCTATCACGGCGCCTGGCTGGAACTGTTCGGCCTGCTCGCGCGCGAACTGCGCCTGCACGTGGTCGCCGGCAGTTTTCTGTTCGATCCCGGGCACGGCCGTTATCGCAATCGCAGCTACGCCTTCGCGCCCGACGGCGGGCGGGTGTGGCAGGACAAGCTGCAGCTGACCGGGTTCGAAAAGCGCGCCGGGGTGATCGAGGCCGGCAACGAATTGAGCGCCTTCGCCCTGGGCGCGGCGCGCGCGGGCATCGCGATCTGCTACGACATCGAGTTCCCGCTGCCGGTGCGCGCGCAATGCGAGGCCGGCGCGCGGCTGCTGCTGGCGCCGAGCTGCACCGACACCGACGCCGGCGCGACCCGGGTGCGGGTCGGCTGCCTGGCGCGGGCGCTGGAGAACCGCTGCTTCGTCGCCCAGGCGGTCACCGCGGGCGACGCGGCCTGGAGCCCGGCGCTGGACGTCAACACCGGCGAGGCCGCGGTGTACGCGCCGATGGACGTGGGCCTGCCGGCCGACGGCGTGCTGGCGCAGACCCGCGGCGGACAACGCTGGGCCTATGCCGACCTGGACTTCGCCGCGCTCGAGGCCAGCCGCGCGCAGGCGCAGGTCGCCAACGACCGCGACTGGCCCGGCCAGCACGCCCCGGCGATCGCGCGGGCGAGGTTGCAGGGCTGGGAGCCGCGGGGCTGATCCACGGTCGTCGCGCAACCCGCGCGCCTGTAGGAGCGGCGTCCCACGGGGATTTGCTCCGGTCATGAGCCGCCCATCGAAATGACGTGCGCAAGCGCGGCCGCAAGAAGCCTGCATGCACGAGGCTGTTCAAGCCAGCGCCTAGTGTTCGAATCGCTTCGGCAGCGGACGTGGTATGGCCTCGCTTCGGTTGTCGCGGCTGACGCCGCTCCTACAGGGGCAGGCCGACGGCGCCGCGAGATCGGAGCAGGGCGGTCGCGGCTTGTGACCGGAGGAAATCCCGTGGGACGCCGCTCCTACCCCGGCTGCGCGCTCCCCCCGAGGCAGCATCGCCTTTCCCCCCTTTGCAAAAGGGGGCAGGGGGGATTTGCTCTTCCCGATTCCCGATTCCCGATTCCCGATTCCCGATTCCCGATTCCCGATTCCCGATTCCCGGCCTCACCACAACGACACGCCGGGCACCAGCCACAACGACAGCCCGGCCAGCGCGCTGCCGATCGCGGTCGCGGCGAGCACGTCGCTGGGGTAATGCAGGCCCAGCACCACGCGCGAGGCGGCGACGCTGGCGGTGAACGGGATCAGCAACCAGGCCAGGATCGGGTAGTGGGCCATCGCGACCAGGCTGAAGGCGACGGCATGCAGGGTGTGGCCGGAGGGAAAGCTGAACTCGTCCAGCGGCGCGACCCAGGCGTGGATGCGCTGGTCGGAGGCGAACGGACGCGGACGCCGGGTCCAGCGCTTGAGCAGTTTGTACAGCGCCAGCGCGATCACCCCGGTCGCGGCCAGGTGCAGCGAGGCGCGCAGGCCGTCGTAACCGTCGGCGACGATCAGGCCGGCCATCAGCGAGTACCAGAACACGCCGTCGCCGAGCCGGCTGATCGCGGCGAAGTAGGCGCGCGAACCGTTGCGTTCGCCGAGCCGGTTGGCGCGCAGGCACCAGCCGGATTCGCCGTCGCTGAGGCGTTTGCGCAAGGGCATGCGGTTCATGCGACCTCCTGGGGCGGTTTGCCGGGAGCGGTGGGGGGAGCGACGGTTTCGGCCGCGGGCCGAGCGGCGGTTTCGGCGCCGTCGTCGCTGCGGCGCGGGCGCCCGGGCGTGTTGCGTTCGGCCAGGCCGCGCAGCAGGGCATCGAAGTCGGCCGCGACCTGTTCCGGGCGCAGGCCGGCGATTGCTTCGCGGCCGGCGCGCGCCATCGCCGCGCGCAGCGCGTCGTCGCCGCCGATCCGCACCGCCGCGGCGACGAAGCCGGCGTCGTCGCCGTCGGCGATCGCCGCGCCGTCGACGCCGTCGCGCAGGTGTTCGTGGGCGGCGCCGTAGTCGAAGGCCACCGTCGGCACCCCGCTGGCCATCGCTTCCAGGGTGACGTTGCCGAAGGTCTCGCTGTGGCTGGGGAACAGGAACAGGTCGCCGCTGGCGAAATGGCTGGCCAGGGCGGGGCCGCGCTGCAGGCCGCAGAAGATGAAGTCCGGGTTGTCGCGCTGCAGCTTCTCGCGCGAAGGCCCGTCGCCGACCCAGACGAAGCGCGCCTGCGGCCGTTGCGCCTGTAGCGAGCGGAACGCGCGCACCGCCAGGTCGAGATTCTTCTCCGGGGCGACCCGGCCGACGTAGATCGCCGCCAAGCCGTCCTCGCCCAGGCCCCAGTCGCGGCGCAGCGCGGCGCTGCGTCGGTGCGGGGCGAACAGCGCGGTATCGACCGCGCGCGGCAGCCGCACCACGTCTTCGAAGCGGCGCGCGCGCAGGAACTCGACCAGCTCGCGGGTCGGCACCAGGGTCGCGTCGGCGCCGTTATGGAAGCGGCGCATCCAGTCCAGGGCGACGCCACCGAGCCAGGGCGCGCCGTAGTCGCGCATGTACTCGTCGAAGCGGGTGTGGAAGCCGGTCGCGGCGGGGATGCCGAGCCGGCGCGCGGCGCGCAGCGCCGACCAGCCCAGCGGGCCTTCGGTGGCGACGTAGATCGCGTCCGGACGCTGCCGGGTCCAGGCCGCGCGCAGGCGGCCGGCGCAGGGCAGGCCGAAGCGCAGCCCCGGATAACGCGGCAGCGGCAGGCCGCGCACCAGCAACTCCTGCCCCGGGCCCCGGGCTGGGTCGCCGGCCTGGCGCGGCCGCACCAGCTCGACCGCGTGACCGCGCTCGCGCAGACCCTGTTCCAAACCCTGGACGGTCAGGGCGACGCCGTTGATCTCCGGCGGATAGGTCTCGGTGACGATCGCGTAGCGCATGCGCGGCTCCCGGTTTGGGCAAGCCTGGGCGCGCGGCATGTCCCGGCGATGGCGCCGGCATGACCGTGGCATGACGCGGGCCGGGGCCGACTTCGAGACCGTGACGCAAAGCGCATTTGCCCGCCGCGGAACGGGTCGGGCCCGGGCCGTCAATGCCGGCACACTGGGGTCACGTTCCGGAGTGTTAACAACCCGATCCCTACAATCGCCCGATTCATTGGATCCGGATCCCCCGCCGGTGCACCGACGCGAGCTACTCAAAACCGGGCTGTCGTTGCCTTGGCTGGGCCTGGGCGCGGCCTCGCCGTGGGCGGCGCTGGCCGCGGCCGGGCCGGCGCGCCCGTTCGGCCCGGACACGGTGCCTGCGCTGGCGCGCGCGCTGGCCGCGAAACCCTACCGCGCCGGCGACAGCGAGCTGCCGCCGGCGCTGGCCGCGATCCCCTACGACCGCTACCGCGACATCCGTTTCGACCCGGCGCAGGCGCTGTGGAAGGCCGAGCGGCTGCCGTTCCAGCTGCAGTGCTTCCACCGCGGCTTCCTGTTCAAGCAGCGGGTCGACGTGCACCTGGTCGAAGCCGGGCAGGCCACGCCGCTGGTGTACCGGCCGCAGATGTTCAGCTTCGGCGCCGCGCCCAAGCCGCAGCAGGACGACCTGGGCTTCGCCGGTTTCCGCATCCACGGCCCGATCAACCGCGCCGACTACTACGACGAAGTCGCCGCCTTCCTCGGCGCCAGCTATTTCCGCGCGGTCGCCAAGGACCTGCTGTACGGCCTGTCGGCGCGCGGCCTGGCGCTGAACACCGGCGCCGGCCAGGACGAGGAGTTCCCGGCGTTCACCGGTTTCTGGA includes:
- a CDS encoding phosphatase PAP2 family protein, giving the protein MPLRKRLSDGESGWCLRANRLGERNGSRAYFAAISRLGDGVFWYSLMAGLIVADGYDGLRASLHLAATGVIALALYKLLKRWTRRPRPFASDQRIHAWVAPLDEFSFPSGHTLHAVAFSLVAMAHYPILAWLLIPFTASVAASRVVLGLHYPSDVLAATAIGSALAGLSLWLVPGVSLW